cacacacatacatatatatatatacacacacatacatatatatatacatatatatatatatataaaaatataaatataacatgtACTCTCGGCCATGAGGACGTCCTTTGAGTCTGAAGGCAGGCGGTTTATTTCTAATGAACCAACATGGAGGCCGTCAGCTGTGTTTGGATCGTTTGAGCTGTTTACGAAGTGAATTTAACTGTAAAAACCAGAAATGAGCCTAAAGTACACAGAAAGATTCTGTAACTCCAGTAAACATGGAACTTTTTACAACTCTTAATCCCCaaactttcctttttctctgctgcagataAACCGCCGCCGTCCTCCATGACATCAGTCGGAGACGTCACATGAAGCTCGTGGAGGTCGGCGAGGACGTTAAACGCGTCTGTGACCACAGGTCGAAACGTCACGTGACTCCGGCGACCCCACCCAGCTCACCTCGGCCGTCTCTGGGGAAgtacagcagcaggatgttgGTGCAGAAGTTGGTCAGGTTCTCCAGCGACTTcagatgctgctgcagtttCCCGTTGGGCAGCTTGGACTTGAGGATGGGCGCCAGGTGACCGAACACGTAGGCGTCCAGAGACGAAGGCCTGCAGGTTCccaaacacagtcagactgaGCTCAGCCACCTGAAACCTTCAAACCTGAACTCTAATGTTAACAAGCTCATTCCAGCATCTCCGGAGTCTAAAGCTGAAAATGTTCTCGCTCCGCCAACATCACAGGTTTCTCTGTTCTAAAGGTCCCGGTGAGAGCGCCACCCTCTGGCGGTACGCCCCTAAACAGGAAGTTAGACACCTTGGAGTCACAGCCAGCGTTTTCACATTATTCTATTCCTCCACAGAGATTTAAGCTTCAGAGACCAGCTGCAGGTCCTTTGTGACCCCGGATGAACTTACGAGTCTCCGAAGAAGAACTTGTGCGATCCGAGGCGCTGGGACAGCAGGTTCATGCACTCCACGGCGTCTCGGtacagctgcaacacacacacacacacacacacacgggttaTCTTACAGCCCGGAGAGTGTGACAGTCATCACCCCGGGCTTTCAGACACCTCATGGCCTTCATCAGCTAACTGATGCTGACCCAAAATATCAACAAGTGATCTGAAAATGTTCCAAACCGACCCCAGGGGACACGGCAGAAAGCTCCAGAGAAACTAAGTAAGTGGACTGACAACAGAAAACAAGGCTGGTGAGCGTGTCGACGGTTGGTAAGGTGTTAACAGCTCCTCCGACAGGAGGAAGACTCatctctctgcagcaggaaacTATCTGAACAAATGGCTGCTTTTACTCAACCGTCCTGCAGCGTTCCCGCTCAGCAGCTCTGAACACGGCCGGCGCTCTGAGCCTCCGCTGGAGGTTTTAACGGTCTCGTGCTCTCTGCCTGGACTCCGTCAGTCCAGACCACAAACACGCAATTCTCACCTGCACCATTTTAGTTtcttgttttatatatatttaaacttttatgtaaaataaatagcACAGAGATATAaagtaaaaaactaaaaagaacTGAACTTTTTACTCTTTATACTTTTATTAACTGGAGTTAATGATCTCAGCAGGCGTTTCcctcctccagccaatcagcagtcAGTCTCCACCCCTGTGGGTCCAGACCTGAGATCCGGTCAGACGTGGTCCTGAGCCACTCTGACCTAAAGAGGTGAAGCCAGATGGCTGGGTGACCCCCCCGCGGTTTGAGTAGCGGGCGCCGTGGGACGAGGACATCAGGAGAAAGACTTGACAACAAATCCCATCAAAGTCCTGCCGGAGACCAAAGGTCGGTCCGAGGGACGATTCATCCCACGGAGGCCGGAGGGGGAAGGATCAGAGGGTCGCGGAGGTCGTTAAGGTCCATCCTCAGGGGAGCGAGATCATCCAGAGAAACCCGATCCAGGAGCTGCTCTCTGGATGGTGGACGGACCAGCAGACCCACGTCACCCCTTCATTCATCTTTCTTCCTGCGCAGGAGCCGAACAAACAGCTCATAGTGTTTCAGACAGGAACAGATTGTCCTTTAACGccgtctgacctctgacctcctcagAGTGGAACCATCACTTCAGACCAGCAGTTTTCCGACAGAAAATCCACTGAGGAGAGTTTTCCTCTCCCCGTCGATCTGTTCCAACCGCTGCACATGGAAACCAGAGTGGAAAAACAATGATCTGCCGTTACCGCAGCAACGGTGAAGTCAGATCACAGGCGAGCACAAAGAACACACGAAGAgaacatctttgtttttcacctcAACATTTTTCTTCCCTCACGGCTTCAGTTTCAAATCACAGCAACCGTAAAGGAAGAAGGGTCTGTTCGCCGTGACTCTACGCCTGCGGCGTCACATGACCTCTGAGGAGGAAACCCCTCCAGACACCTGACAGCGTTCAGTCGTGTGCTGATGGTGATCACAGGAGTTACAGATACAGACTCTTTGTTCCTCCTCCGGTCCTTTGATTCCGCGCTGCTGTCTGATGCCTCACAGGACCAACAGTAGCTCATGTCACACTCCAGAACCTTCTCTGATTCTTCTCATTCACAGCTACGCTAACTGTCCATACGCCGCTATGCTAGCTTACCATTAACCGCTACGCTATCTGCCCACCGACCATTTCAAAGAGAACtcacctccttctccagctcctctccgGCCTCCAGGCTCTCATCTCCTCGCAGCAGTCGTAGTTTTTCCAGCTGAGCGCGCTGCATTCGTCCGGGCAGGAAGAAGTTCAGAGGGAAGGGCATGTGCTCAGCGTACCAGCGGCGAGTCACGTCCACGTAGTTCTTGGGCTCGACCCAGAAGGCGTAGATCTACGACAGACGACACCCGTCCTCAGCACAGGAACGGCAGAGTCTGATTCTGTGTTTTGGCGTTTGTTTCTCACCAGAGCGGGTCTGAGCTTCTCCTCCATCAGAGAGATGAAGGCCAGGCTGTCGGCTCCCTCCTTGGCCGACAAGTCGTAGTCAGCGTTGTatttctgaaaacacacatcagacttTGTGCAGAGGGAACTGCATAAACACACCACAAAAGCCAGTTCCTACGGCGTGCTGCCACACCGGCCTTTACAAACCAACACCGACGTGAATGAACTGACCGCCTGCCTCCTCCCGTCAGCGCTGTGATACTGCAAATAATCAAGATTCTGAAAAGATAAAACACTAGTCACTCATCCATTGCTATGCTAACTACTCTTTCTCCACTATGCTACACTAACTGCACATTCAGCGCTATGCTAACTGCTAATTCAACgctaagctaactgctaatTCACTGCTATGCTAACTGCACATTCACCACTATGCTAACTGCTAATTCAACgctaagctaactgctaatTCAACGCTATGCTAACTGCACATTCACCGCTATGCTAACTGCACATTCACCACTATGCTAACTGCTAATTCAACgctaagctaactgctaatTCAACGCTATGCTAACTGCACATTCACCGCTTTGCTAACCACCCAAATAATTAAACAGGCGTAAACGGCAACATTTAAACTTTAGTGTAGTAAACACTCAGGTCCTCACTGCTTGTTTCTccatttgattgtttttctgCTATTCGCATGTTTCCACTCGGGTTTGTGTTGGAAAGAGAAGGTGTGTTTAATGTACCTGTAtgtacctaaacctaaccaccCTGCCACTGAACACtgatgagaagaaaagaaaactgaaatataggAGTTGTTGGTATTTGGGATTTGAACCCCGACCTCCTGGGTCCTTCACCAGCTGCCAGGGTGACATTTTGAAGGAGACGTTGTCAACGAGACACGTTTACACCGACCACATTAGTCCGAGTGAAGCCTCAGACAAAAACAACCTTGGTCCGAAGAATTAAAAGTGATTTCACTCAGAAGACGAGCAGCACGTTTCTTCTCCGGGTTTCCTCAGCAGCTCTCCCGTCCTACCCTACCGCGGCGCGGGGGCACCGGGCAGGCCGGGTAATGTCTTCCAGCTGCCTGTTAGGAAGCGCGGGTCAGAGGAGCCGAGTCTGACGGAAAGATCCAGACGTCACAGCAGAGGCTTCTGTTCACGGAGGAACCCTCTGATTTAGATAAGCTGAAACAACAGGACGCTCAGGCTGAGCCACACCAACCAGACTCCTCTAGGATTTTAGTCAATTTAAGCCGGACTGTTCTCCACAGAGAAACAACGAGCTCTGACACAGGACGGCAGCTCCATGAGCAACAACAGGGGCTTCAGGTGttacagcaggcagacaggcagacaggcagacagacaggcagacagacaggcaggcaggcaggcaggcaggcaggcagacagacagaatgacagaatgacagacagacgcagacacacacatacacacagacagacacacacagacacacagacagacacacacacacacacacacacacatacagacagacagacacacttctTTGATGGGACATGAAAGTGTTTGGACTGAGGTTCAGTCAGTCCAGTGTGTCTTTGATGAGCTTATCAtcacttctcttcttcttccagcTGTGTGTCCTCATGCAGCTGACGCCTCAGAGGCCACCTCCAACAGAATACACCAAACTAACTGGTCAGAAAAGGGGCCGACACACGGCCACAACCAAcatggagggtgtgtgtgtgtttaggtggaggaggagctgctggtctgctgcttcctccatAGTTCGGTAgtttgtgtgacttcagtgtttaaACAGTTTGAATCTGAATtcacctttaaaacaccaaagtcaggaGAAGTCCTGTGTTCTAGGTAAAAATGACATTATAATGCtatcttcaaagccaccagactccactgacaaaaacagcagttttaccTCTTAGAACACGGGACTACTGCTGTCTCCATCACTTAGGCTgcttgtgtcattgtgtgttacacaaatattgtgttggatccaaattaaccctttaaaccaccaaagtctctcagtaacacagacacactgactgatggagcagcagctctaaaatccctgttttagtgaatgtagtctggtgtgtgtgctgtttgtggttaaaccaaaaggatcttccaggtctctctctgtagggatcctttccatgatgctgtcacacacttagaataacactctgagcctgtcagtggatcaaacaagatcttttagtggacctactgtgacgGCTGAGActactggatcaattccaacacttttagtacctaccagttatttagacaccaggatgtggacaaaTACAGCTCAGGTAACCCTTTAACTCTGACGATATAGAAAATCCATCACACTTGtgcccccccctctcccccctctcccccctccctccatgtcTCCGTCCCTCCTGAGGTTTATGAGGATTATCAGCCCTGCTGGAATGTGTCTctggctgcagcttcctgtTGTTTAATGAGTTTTTCCAGTCGGCTGCagagctcagacacacacacacacacacacagagacacacacacacacacacacacacacagagacacacacacacagagacacacacacacacacacacacacacacacacagagacacacacacacacacacacacagagacacacacacacagagacacacacacacacacacacagacacacacacactcagacacacacacacacacacacacacacacacacacacacacacacacacagagacacacacacacacacacacagacacacacactcagacacacacacacacacacactcagacacacacacacacacacacactcagacacacacacacacacacacacagagacacacacacagagacacacacacagagagacacacacacacacacacacacacagagacacacacacacacacacacacacacactcagacacacacacacacagagacacacacacacacacacacagacacacacactcagacacacacacacacacacacacactcagacacacacacacacacacactcagacacacacacacacacacacacacacacacacactcagacacacacacacacagagacacacacacacacacacagacacacactcagacacacacacacacacacacacagagacacacacacacacacagacacacacactcagacacacacagagacacacactcagacacacacagagacacacacacacacacacacacacacacacagttgggtGTTTCAGCCctgatgcatgctgggaaggaGGTGGCTACCTGTTTTCTGAGGTGGATGATGATGTCAGAGGGCCTGGACAGAGTCTCTTTCTGATTGGTCCTCAGAGTAGGAAGTGACCCTTTGAgggcagagacaaacaacatgAGCGGCTGGCTGAAGGTGACCTCGGATGGTTGTGCCGGATGAACGGAGGCTGCTCTCACCGCTGGGACTCCTCCAGGGGTTGGAGATCTTCTGGAGTTTGAGGGGAGCTCCAGCGAACTGAGCGTAGGCCTGCAGACAACAGAACACATCAGCTTTACAGCAGGACCGGGTCCTACGCCAACATCCATCCTGAACAGGTTCTTAgagggtcactccactgtttttaaaCCTAGGGGccctctgtccacatcctggtgtctgagtgactggtaggtactacaagtgttggaactggtccagtagatcacctcacaGTGCTTGATTTTTCCACTGACAAACAAAGACCTGGAGGATCCTTgttgttatatcgctctctacacacaccagactacattcactaaaacagggattttagagaacaggacacaggagctgctgctctgctgctgcctccatcagtcagtgtgtttgtgttaaagtttgtattggatctgaacaaaccctttaaaacaccaaagtcccacaataacacaaacacactgactgttggaggcagcagcagagcagcagctcctgtgtcctgttctctaaaatccctgttttagtgaatgtagtctggtgtgtgtgctgtttgtggttaaaccaaaaggatcttccaggtctctctctgtagggatcctttccatgatgctgtcacacacttagaataacactctgagcctgtcagtggatcaaacaagctcttttagtggacctactgtgatcaggtgcagttgtcccaaaggatcacgttgcagccattgcagcccgtttggtgtctgctggctgaggtgatctactggaccagttccaacacttttactacctaccagtcactcagacaccaggatgaggacagagaggatcatgggtagaaacaccaGAGTGACCCTTTCATTTCGTGCAAAGAAACCTACATGATGAAGACGAGTATATACTGAACGCTGTGTGCAATGAGACGAAGCAAAGGCTGCGGAAACGTTGGAATGACTCAGTTCTTctggaaataaaaaataaaagcttcatTCAACTTTTACAACCAGAAAACATGAGGAAGAATTTCCTCATAAATGTGCAGCCGTGAAGTCATCGTTTGttccacagagagaaacactcaCAGCCAACTTACACCCCAACTAAAACACAGACCTACAGACGTGTTCGGGCCAGTTTGAGCcaggactgacagacagtgAATGTTCCTGTCATCCACACAACAGTGGGCCTGAATGTTGGATGTTTCCTCTGCAGTCCATCACAGGACGTTTTAGTGTTTCCACTGCTGCATGTTTGCATGAAACCACCAGCTGGAGAAGATAAAAGTTAGAATTGaaaactccactgtttctacccatgatcctctgtgtccacatcctggtgtgtgtgtgactggtaggtagtaaaagtgttggaactggtccagcagacaccaaacgggctgcaatggctgcaacgtgatcctttgggacaactgcacctgatcacagtaggtccactaaaagagcttgtttgatccactgacaggctcagagtgttattctaagtgtgtgacagcatcatggaaaggatccctacagagagagacctggaagatccttttggtttaaccacaaacagcacacacaccagactacattcactaaaacagggattttagagctgctgctccatcagttaCATTAATAATAGCTTGGATTTATAAAGCAcctttcaagaaacccaaggacgcagttagtttgttggtgttagtCCTCTCTACACCAGTCAGATAGGACCTAGGGGTAAAAACACCGGAGTTACCCTTTAATCGATATTGAAACTAGTCTGTGGTTGCAGCTGCAGTTCAGGCAGAGGAGACGCTCCTGTCTCTTCTGTTCTGGATCAGACTGGATCATTCTACTGTTGACTCATGAAAATACTGAATGAAGTCACAAGCAGAGTTGAAAAGCTCCGTGTGTCAGCGTCCTCCACTTCACAAAAACCTGTCTTCTAAAAgcagatttgtctttttttttcaaattaacatTCAAACCAGGTTGAGAAACAGTGGATTTGTCCTTTAAGATGCAGGCTGTAG
The nucleotide sequence above comes from Pempheris klunzingeri isolate RE-2024b chromosome 8, fPemKlu1.hap1, whole genome shotgun sequence. Encoded proteins:
- the mtx1a gene encoding metaxin-1a, whose product is MAAPDEIFCWEGDWGLPSVNTDCLVVLAYAQFAGAPLKLQKISNPWRSPSGSLPTLRTNQKETLSRPSDIIIHLRKQKYNADYDLSAKEGADSLAFISLMEEKLRPALIYAFWVEPKNYVDVTRRWYAEHMPFPLNFFLPGRMQRAQLEKLRLLRGDESLEAGEELEKELYRDAVECMNLLSQRLGSHKFFFGDSPSSLDAYVFGHLAPILKSKLPNGKLQQHLKSLENLTNFCTNILLLYFPRDGRESSSQKSSSQPADGGDFDHVPNKRRKQFLSALVALGAMLSYALLTGMVSIQRIQLEAPEEPPDLRIGSPVDEEEGDG